One genomic region from Candidatus Tisiphia endosymbiont of Dioctria linearis encodes:
- a CDS encoding HlyD family type I secretion periplasmic adaptor subunit, which produces MEEKPTNKPAFTAEQLKQLLSLQNDLIHANKSKGGTLSQKMVVGLSKAIQNTLYYLDRFVNFVTKNNDVDRNDVVQTARAPILFGVYIIIFFVLVGGLWGSLAPLDSAAVAVGVVVANSNKKIIQHQEGGIISNIFVKQGDKVKAGDKLVELEDTKIKSQYESTLSQYRHALATESRLIAERDNQDQIKFPELLTEAINLPEVVRIIHTQENLFSSKKEVYKSEKNALHQRIEQFNKKVEGLQAKKVAYVKSLEVAKDRLKAMHTLHEKGFAQKAALLELESKEANFKSEIAMTETEIAGTKHAITESEISIINLQNKYTERTLTELKEAQVQVAHLKEQFNALKDSLSRTVIRSPVDGIINVLNYHTIGGVVSPGNPILEISPTNDILVIEAKVPQKNIDSVHEGLVAKIRFSAFKSRTTPLFTGKVIGISPDTVQDRNQMQQSPETFYTARIEIDLDEFNKIAKARKLELHPGMQAEVQIVTGTRTLLRYLLDPITDTMFRAFKEK; this is translated from the coding sequence ATGGAAGAAAAGCCAACTAATAAGCCAGCATTTACAGCGGAGCAACTTAAACAGCTGTTGTCGCTACAAAATGACTTGATACACGCGAATAAATCAAAGGGAGGCACTCTATCACAAAAGATGGTAGTAGGTCTTTCTAAGGCAATTCAAAATACGTTATATTACCTTGATCGTTTCGTCAATTTTGTTACAAAAAATAATGATGTTGATCGCAATGATGTAGTACAAACTGCTAGAGCTCCTATTCTTTTTGGGGTATATATAATAATCTTCTTTGTATTAGTTGGAGGTTTGTGGGGAAGTCTTGCTCCTCTTGATAGTGCTGCTGTGGCAGTGGGTGTTGTTGTAGCAAATAGTAACAAGAAGATAATTCAACACCAAGAAGGAGGTATTATTTCCAATATTTTTGTTAAACAAGGTGACAAAGTCAAAGCAGGTGATAAATTAGTAGAGTTGGAAGATACAAAAATTAAGTCCCAGTATGAAAGTACTTTAAGTCAATATAGACACGCTTTGGCAACAGAAAGTCGGTTAATTGCTGAAAGAGATAATCAAGATCAGATTAAGTTTCCAGAATTATTAACAGAAGCGATAAATCTACCTGAAGTAGTAAGGATTATACATACTCAAGAAAATTTGTTTAGCTCCAAAAAAGAAGTATATAAAAGCGAAAAAAATGCCTTACATCAAAGGATCGAGCAATTTAATAAAAAGGTAGAAGGGCTGCAAGCTAAGAAGGTTGCTTATGTCAAGAGTCTAGAAGTTGCTAAGGATCGTTTAAAAGCAATGCATACTTTGCATGAAAAAGGTTTTGCCCAAAAAGCCGCTCTATTAGAGCTTGAGTCTAAGGAAGCTAATTTCAAAAGTGAAATAGCTATGACAGAAACTGAAATTGCTGGTACTAAACATGCGATCACAGAAAGTGAGATTAGTATTATTAACTTACAGAACAAATATACAGAAAGAACCTTAACTGAACTAAAAGAGGCTCAAGTACAAGTAGCTCATCTAAAAGAGCAATTTAATGCTCTCAAAGACTCCTTGAGTCGTACAGTTATTAGATCACCAGTGGATGGTATTATAAATGTATTGAACTATCACACAATAGGTGGAGTAGTTTCACCAGGTAATCCAATTCTAGAGATTTCTCCAACTAATGATATTTTGGTAATAGAAGCAAAGGTTCCACAGAAGAACATAGATTCCGTACATGAAGGTCTGGTAGCAAAGATTCGCTTTAGTGCTTTTAAATCTAGAACAACGCCGTTATTTACTGGTAAAGTAATTGGAATATCTCCTGATACTGTACAAGATAGAAACCAAATGCAACAAAGTCCAGAGACTTTTTACACTGCTAGAATTGAGATTGATCTGGATGAGTTTAATAAGATCGCAAAAGCTAGAAAATTAGAACTGCATCCCGGCATGCAGGCGGAAGTCCAAATTGTCACTGGCACAAGGACTCTCCTAAGATATTTACTTGATCCTATTACTGATACTATGTTCAGAGCATTTAAAGAGAAATGA
- a CDS encoding type I secretion system permease/ATPase: MKNNSALATQVANPLNSALEKCKIAFWIVFGFAFVINLLMLITPLYSLQVLDRVIGSGNTWTLMWLSIIIGTIYFIYGLLQIARSFTLIKVGEWLDKTVAPVIFGHSISAAATRTNTGASQLLRDFQTIKTFVTSTGINTLFDAPWSVVYIVVIFLIHPYIGILTLVGAIIIVSTAFFNAAATNRTLGEATEFSIKGMTQADIANRNSEVVEAMGMMKNVTANWHQFNIAALEKQSIASYRNGAISNFSRFIRNIMQMLVTGIGAYVVVSTSGRDMTTGGMIMSSIIVGRALAPFDNAIELWKSMSGALKSYKNINQLFASYKSREEAMPIPNVEGHLTVENIYYSFPVPPHMPQPPVPRYILKCVSFAVQPGEILAVIGPSAAGKSTLAKVLVGVWKAASGTVRLDSGEIYRWNREDFGKHVGYLPQGIELFSGSIKQNIARMAENADPEKVIEAAKIAGAHEMILRLPDGYDSDIGTAGSNLSGGQKQRVGLARAFYGNPKLLILDEPNANLDEAGEMALSNSLKHAKSKGIAVVVISHRPSVLSVVDKILVLQDGAVALYGTQEEVQNRVKLLQSGVIHINE, translated from the coding sequence ATGAAAAATAATAGTGCATTAGCAACTCAAGTAGCAAACCCTCTAAATAGTGCTCTTGAAAAGTGCAAGATTGCTTTTTGGATAGTTTTTGGTTTCGCGTTTGTTATTAACTTATTAATGTTGATAACCCCTCTTTATTCATTACAAGTTCTTGATCGAGTTATAGGAAGTGGTAACACATGGACATTAATGTGGTTGTCCATTATTATTGGTACAATCTATTTTATTTATGGGTTATTACAAATTGCTAGATCATTCACTTTAATTAAAGTTGGTGAATGGTTGGACAAAACAGTTGCCCCTGTAATTTTTGGTCACTCTATTTCAGCTGCTGCAACCCGTACTAATACTGGTGCTAGCCAATTACTTCGTGATTTTCAAACAATAAAAACTTTTGTAACTAGTACTGGTATTAATACTTTATTTGATGCCCCTTGGAGTGTTGTCTATATAGTAGTAATTTTCTTAATTCACCCATATATTGGGATTTTAACATTAGTTGGTGCTATTATTATCGTATCTACGGCTTTCTTTAATGCTGCCGCAACTAATAGAACTCTTGGTGAGGCTACTGAATTCTCCATAAAGGGTATGACCCAAGCTGATATTGCTAATAGGAATTCAGAAGTTGTAGAAGCTATGGGGATGATGAAAAATGTCACGGCAAATTGGCACCAATTTAATATTGCTGCTTTGGAGAAGCAATCCATTGCTAGTTATCGTAATGGTGCTATCTCTAATTTTTCCAGATTTATTCGTAATATTATGCAAATGCTTGTAACTGGTATTGGTGCTTATGTGGTTGTTAGCACTTCAGGAAGAGATATGACTACTGGTGGTATGATTATGAGTTCCATCATAGTTGGTAGAGCTTTAGCACCTTTCGATAATGCTATTGAATTATGGAAAAGTATGAGTGGAGCTCTAAAATCTTATAAAAATATCAATCAGTTATTTGCTTCGTATAAATCAAGAGAAGAAGCAATGCCAATTCCAAATGTCGAAGGACATTTAACTGTAGAAAATATTTATTATTCGTTTCCAGTGCCTCCACATATGCCACAACCACCAGTACCAAGATATATTTTAAAGTGTGTATCTTTTGCCGTTCAGCCTGGAGAAATATTAGCAGTTATTGGACCTTCTGCTGCAGGTAAGTCAACTTTAGCTAAAGTTCTAGTTGGGGTATGGAAAGCCGCATCAGGAACTGTTAGACTTGATAGCGGGGAAATTTATCGCTGGAATAGAGAAGATTTTGGTAAGCATGTAGGATATTTGCCACAAGGGATAGAATTATTTAGTGGTAGCATAAAACAGAATATAGCTAGGATGGCTGAAAATGCTGATCCAGAAAAAGTAATTGAGGCAGCTAAAATTGCTGGAGCTCATGAGATGATCTTAAGATTACCAGATGGTTACGATTCGGATATTGGAACAGCTGGCTCTAATCTCTCTGGTGGACAAAAACAACGTGTTGGTCTTGCTAGAGCATTTTATGGTAATCCTAAGCTACTTATTTTAGATGAACCTAATGCAAACCTTGATGAGGCAGGTGAAATGGCACTATCAAACTCTTTAAAGCACGCTAAATCTAAGGGTATAGCTGTAGTTGTTATCTCTCATAGACCTTCTGTATTATCAGTGGTAGATAAGATTTTGGTATTACAAGATGGGGCAGTGGCTCTCTACGGTACTCAAGAAGAGGTGCAAAATCGAGTTAAGCTGTTACAGAGCGGTGTAATTCACATTAACGAATAA
- the yidD gene encoding membrane protein insertion efficiency factor YidD, which produces MKHRFNLLLIFIWFYQFFISPLLGINCRFYPSCSEYAKSAIVIHGNIKGSWLFIKRIVRCNPFCHGGCDPVPIDVLSPHKDRNL; this is translated from the coding sequence ATGAAACATCGCTTTAATTTATTGCTTATATTTATCTGGTTTTATCAATTTTTTATCTCTCCCTTACTTGGTATTAATTGCCGTTTCTATCCGTCATGTTCAGAATATGCTAAGTCAGCAATAGTGATACACGGTAATATTAAAGGATCATGGTTATTTATTAAGAGAATAGTCAGGTGTAACCCTTTTTGTCATGGTGGGTGTGACCCTGTACCTATAGATGTTTTATCTCCACATAAAGATAGAAATCTATAA